GAAAATATTCTGAAAAGATGTCTCCCAAATCCAATACTTTGAGAAATATCACCAGGGCTTTTTTGGTTGGAGGGGTGATATGTTCAATAGGGCAGTTTTTTACTAATGTATATAAATCCAGAGGGTTTGGCCAGGCAGAAACAGCCAGTCTTACTTCCATGACCATGATATTTATAGCAATTTTACTTACTGCATTAAATGTTTATGATGAGATAGGAAAGTTTGGAGGAGCCGGGTCTACTGTTCCTATAACTGGATTTGCAAATTCTATAGTTTCACCTGCCATGGAATTTAAGACAGAAGGATATGTTATGGGATTAGGTGCAAAAATGTTTATAGTTGCGGGTCCGGTTCTTGTATATGGTATATCTGCTTCAATAGTTGCAGGAATTATATATTATTTGTTGCATACGTAAGAAACTTTGCTTTTTAAAAAAAGTATCTATATTGTAAAAGCAATACAAATAAAGCAATACTAATTATGAGTGTTTAACAGAAATAAGGGAGTGCGATATGGCAAATAAAAATAACGGGAAACAAACTATAAAATTTCAGTCACCTGTAAGCATTGTAGCATCGGCATCTATAGTGGGACCTAAAGAAGGGCAGGGTCCATTGAGGAGTTTTTTTGACAGCATAATAGATGACGAAATGTGGGGAGAGAAGAGCTGGGAAAAGGCTGAAAGTAAAATAATCAGGGAGACTTATTTAAAGCTGCTTAGTAAATCTGATAAACAACCGCAGGAAATTAACTATATTTTTTCCGGAGATTTATTGAATCAATGTATTGCAGCGAATTATGGCTTGAGAGACTCTGAAGTCCCCTTTTTCGGCTTATATGGCGCTTGTTCTACCATGGCGGAATCACTGATTTTGGGAGCTATGGCAGTTGACGGAGGTTTTGCGGATAATGTTATATGTATTACGTCAAGCCATTTTTGCTCTGCTGAAAAACAATTTAGGTTTCCTCTAGAATTAGGTACCCAAAGGCCTCCCACATCCCAGTGGACTGTTACAGGCAGCGGTGGACTATTGCTTTCAAATATGGGATCAGGGCCTTATATTACTTATGCCACTATCGGCAGAATGGTAGACATGGGAATAAAGGATGCTAATAATATGGGAGCAGCTATGGCACCTGCAGCAATAGATACAATTCAAACACATTTTAAGGATACAGGATTCGATGTGGATAGATATGACTTAATAATAACAGGAGATCTTGGTTTAGTAGGAAGTAATATTTGTAAGGATTTGCTAAAAGAGAAAGGTTTTGATATTGGCGAACGTCATAGGGATTGTGGCTTGATGATATTCGACCTGAAAAAACAGGATGTTCATGCGGGTGGAAGTGGCTGCGGATGTTCTGCTACTGTTTTGGCAAGTTACATTATGCATGAATTAAAGGAAGGAAACC
Above is a genomic segment from Clostridiaceae bacterium containing:
- the spoVAD gene encoding stage V sporulation protein AD produces the protein MANKNNGKQTIKFQSPVSIVASASIVGPKEGQGPLRSFFDSIIDDEMWGEKSWEKAESKIIRETYLKLLSKSDKQPQEINYIFSGDLLNQCIAANYGLRDSEVPFFGLYGACSTMAESLILGAMAVDGGFADNVICITSSHFCSAEKQFRFPLELGTQRPPTSQWTVTGSGGLLLSNMGSGPYITYATIGRMVDMGIKDANNMGAAMAPAAIDTIQTHFKDTGFDVDRYDLIITGDLGLVGSNICKDLLKEKGFDIGERHRDCGLMIFDLKKQDVHAGGSGCGCSATVLASYIMHELKEGNLNKILFVATGALHSTTSVQQGESIPGIAHAVSIEREFE
- the spoVAC gene encoding stage V sporulation protein AC, coding for MQNIMTKDEYRKYSEKMSPKSNTLRNITRAFLVGGVICSIGQFFTNVYKSRGFGQAETASLTSMTMIFIAILLTALNVYDEIGKFGGAGSTVPITGFANSIVSPAMEFKTEGYVMGLGAKMFIVAGPVLVYGISASIVAGIIYYLLHT